A region of uncultured Desulfobacter sp. DNA encodes the following proteins:
- a CDS encoding GNAT family N-acetyltransferase: protein MAIQTNRLTLAPATVELARAEINNGFEFKRLLGASVPKNWPPEALTEALPLFLKLIEAAPDKVGWFNWYALAQADGQSPPILIGGCGFFGPPCNGAVQIGYSVLSEFQGQGFATEMVCGIVKWAMAQPTVVRIIAETEWENPASVRVLEKVGFTATGSSADMRGTRFELLAEN from the coding sequence TTGGCCATACAAACAAACAGATTAACGCTTGCACCTGCAACAGTCGAGTTGGCTCGTGCAGAAATCAACAACGGGTTCGAATTTAAACGGCTGCTGGGAGCGTCCGTGCCAAAAAACTGGCCCCCGGAAGCATTGACTGAAGCATTGCCATTATTCCTGAAATTGATTGAAGCGGCACCAGACAAGGTCGGCTGGTTCAACTGGTATGCTTTGGCGCAGGCCGATGGACAATCCCCGCCTATCTTGATCGGCGGATGCGGGTTCTTTGGGCCTCCGTGTAATGGCGCAGTTCAAATTGGCTATTCTGTTTTGTCTGAATTTCAGGGTCAGGGATTCGCTACGGAAATGGTATGTGGAATCGTCAAATGGGCAATGGCGCAGCCTACTGTCGTTCGAATCATTGCAGAGACAGAGTGGGAGAATCCTGCCTCAGTGCGAGTGCTGGAAAAAGTTGGTTTCACTGCTACTGGTTCCTCCGCAGACATGAGAGGAACAAGATTCGAGTTACTGGCAGAAAATTAA
- a CDS encoding multicopper oxidase domain-containing protein, translating to MDINRIDETVKRGSTEIWEILNRSGKMMSIPHLMHLHDVQFLILSRNGKIPPDRMKKTNYNTTTLNFIGSILALKILDDIY from the coding sequence ATGGACATTAACCGGATTGATGAAACAGTAAAACGGGGCTCTACCGAGATATGGGAAATCTTAAATCGTTCAGGCAAGATGATGAGTATACCGCATTTAATGCATTTGCATGATGTGCAATTTTTGATTCTTTCAAGAAACGGCAAGATACCGCCTGACCGGATGAAAAAAACAAACTATAACACTACAACGTTGAATTTTATAGGCTCGATTCTTGCTTTAAAAATTTTAGATGACATTTATTAA
- a CDS encoding acetate uptake transporter has product MRNETLANPGPLGLMGFGMTTVLLNIHNAGFFEISSMILAMGLFYGGAAQIIAGILEFKKGNTFGVTAFISYGHFWLTLVALILLPKLGWAAATPAKFMACYLFMWGIFTMFMFFGTLKSSRGLQFVFASLTVLFFLLAIKDWTGSHLIGTIAGFEGIICGLSAIYLAMAEVLNEQYSKAILPIG; this is encoded by the coding sequence ATGAGAAATGAAACGTTGGCAAATCCGGGACCTCTCGGATTGATGGGCTTTGGAATGACAACCGTGCTTTTGAATATTCATAATGCCGGTTTTTTTGAAATCAGTTCTATGATTCTGGCAATGGGCCTTTTTTACGGGGGGGCAGCCCAGATTATCGCAGGTATTCTTGAGTTTAAAAAAGGTAATACTTTTGGCGTTACAGCATTCATATCTTATGGTCACTTCTGGTTGACCCTGGTGGCGCTTATCCTGTTGCCCAAACTTGGCTGGGCAGCTGCAACACCTGCAAAATTCATGGCCTGCTATCTGTTCATGTGGGGCATTTTTACAATGTTCATGTTTTTTGGGACATTAAAATCTAGTAGAGGCCTTCAGTTTGTTTTTGCATCGCTGACAGTATTGTTTTTTCTTCTTGCAATCAAAGACTGGACAGGTTCACATCTTATCGGAACAATTGCCGGTTTTGAAGGCATCATATGCGGACTGAGCGCTATTTATCTTGCTATGGCGGAAGTTCTCAACGAACAATACAGTAAAGCAATTCTTCCGATTGGATAG
- a CDS encoding sigma 54-interacting transcriptional regulator — protein sequence MLEYTPIAQFVIGRDHKVKVWNRAFEVLTGVSAEEIIGTNHQWKIFYSSKRPVLADLVVEQDYEKFLEIYGTKNPTRSSIVLNAWEATDYFENINGKPKYINFLAAPVFDHEGSITGAVTTLQDISLRKMQADAMKRESERLQQQYSLFWSLMGERFKFCNIIGKSQKMQEVYDIIVQAAASTDSVVIQGESGVGKELVARAIHDISQRKNTPFLSVNCDAISESLLETEFFGHVNGAFTGVYNDKKGVLSYVQGGTLFLHEVGELSLSMQVKLLRIMEGGGYSPVGSNEVLYSEFRIIAASTHNLWEEVQKGRLHSDFFYSLYVIPIDIPPLRERKEDLALLADYFFSRMKSTLQFYALPEKDIQALYDYHWPGNVRELQNVLRRYIGLHGLDFIAPPDLPLPAIPSTRPSGIIAVSDSGADLPLTDAVARFEKQFILSALDLSRWHRGKAAKKMGVSPKTLYRKMVTYGINMP from the coding sequence ATGCTTGAATATACGCCGATAGCCCAGTTCGTCATAGGGCGCGACCACAAGGTAAAAGTCTGGAACAGAGCTTTTGAAGTTCTCACAGGCGTTTCCGCTGAAGAGATTATCGGCACAAACCACCAGTGGAAGATTTTTTATTCCAGCAAACGGCCCGTTTTGGCCGATCTTGTTGTCGAGCAGGACTATGAAAAATTCCTTGAAATATATGGCACAAAAAATCCGACACGGTCCAGCATTGTGCTGAATGCCTGGGAAGCAACAGACTATTTTGAAAATATTAATGGAAAACCAAAATATATAAATTTCTTGGCGGCTCCTGTTTTTGATCATGAAGGCAGTATTACAGGCGCAGTCACAACTCTTCAGGATATTTCCCTTCGCAAAATGCAGGCAGACGCAATGAAACGTGAATCCGAACGGCTCCAGCAACAGTATTCACTGTTTTGGTCCTTAATGGGTGAACGCTTCAAGTTCTGCAATATTATCGGCAAAAGCCAAAAAATGCAGGAGGTCTATGATATAATTGTACAGGCAGCAGCCAGTACTGACAGTGTTGTTATCCAAGGTGAATCGGGGGTCGGTAAGGAGCTGGTTGCAAGGGCTATACACGATATCAGTCAAAGAAAAAACACTCCGTTTCTCTCTGTCAATTGTGATGCCATTTCTGAATCTCTTCTGGAAACCGAGTTTTTTGGTCATGTAAACGGAGCCTTTACCGGTGTCTATAATGACAAGAAGGGCGTTCTTTCATATGTACAGGGCGGCACTCTATTTCTTCATGAAGTTGGAGAACTTTCCCTGAGCATGCAGGTTAAGCTCCTGCGGATAATGGAAGGGGGTGGGTATTCGCCGGTTGGGAGCAATGAGGTACTTTATTCCGAGTTCAGGATTATTGCCGCCAGCACCCATAATCTATGGGAAGAGGTTCAAAAAGGCCGGCTCCACAGCGATTTTTTTTACAGCTTGTATGTGATACCCATAGATATTCCGCCCCTTCGTGAACGGAAGGAAGACCTTGCACTCCTTGCAGATTATTTTTTCAGCCGAATGAAATCAACCCTTCAATTTTATGCCTTACCCGAAAAAGACATACAAGCGCTATACGATTACCACTGGCCCGGAAATGTCAGAGAACTTCAGAATGTTCTTCGTAGGTACATTGGCCTTCACGGTCTTGATTTTATTGCTCCCCCGGATCTACCCCTTCCTGCGATTCCATCCACTCGTCCCTCAGGAATCATTGCCGTTTCAGATTCAGGCGCAGACCTTCCACTGACTGATGCCGTTGCCCGGTTTGAGAAACAGTTTATTCTTTCTGCCCTTGATCTCTCCCGGTGGCACAGAGGAAAAGCCGCTAAAAAAATGGGCGTTTCCCCCAAGACACTATATCGTAAAATGGTGACCTATGGGATCAATATGCCCTAA